One window of Oncorhynchus masou masou isolate Uvic2021 chromosome 28, UVic_Omas_1.1, whole genome shotgun sequence genomic DNA carries:
- the il1b gene encoding LOW QUALITY PROTEIN: interleukin-1 beta (The sequence of the model RefSeq protein was modified relative to this genomic sequence to represent the inferred CDS: inserted 2 bases in 1 codon; deleted 1 base in 1 codon), with translation MELHKGLTFDLEVLQQHHLVMVLHRMKHXFQKSDSTHTALGMECTDDQLSSIIMDNLLEECVMERVQEPEGAVDKQAEGTFKRLDSPQQCTLCDSYQKSLVHNPETMVLRAVTLRGGIDHQRERFNLSMYNINMKNSHTIQAQPVALRIASRDFNLSCSKQTDSTAPILQLEVSDDQLRTISTQEDTARFLFYMTTKGISLTTFEVAKFPGWFISTSLEQRQPVAMCQKEDLRKLINIYVNN, from the exons ATGGAGCTGCACAAGGGCCTGACCTTTGACCTGGAGGTTCTCCAGCAGCATCACCTGGTGATGGTGCTGCACAGGATGAAACA CTTTCAGAAGTCCgactccacacacactgccctgggCATGGAGTGCACCGACGACCAGCTTTCCAGCATCATCATGGACAACCTGTTGGAAG AGTGTGTGATGGAGCGGGTCCAGGAGCCAGAGGGAGCGGTGGATAAACAGGCTGAGGGGACCTTCAAGCGACTGGACAGCCCCCAGCAGTGCACTCTGTGTGACAGTTACCAGAAGAGCCTGGTGCACAACCCTGAAACCATGGTGCTACGTGCCGTTACACTGCGGGGCGGCATCGACCACCAGAGAG agaggttcaacCTCTCCATGTATAATATTAATATGAAGAACTCCCACACTATCCAGGCCCAGCCGGTTGCCTTGAGGATTGCCAGTAGGGACTTCAACTTGTCCTGCTccaagcagacagacagcacagctcCCATCCTACAGTTGGAGGT TTCTGACGATCAGTTGAGGACCATCAGCACTCAGGAAGACACAGCCCGCTTCCTCTTCTACATGACAACCAAAGGCATCTCCCTGACCACCTTTGAGGTG GCCAAGTTCCCCGGCTGGTTCATCAGCACCTCACTGGAGCAACGCCAGCCCGTAGCGATGTGTCAGAAAGAGGACCTCAGAAAGCTCATCAACATCTATGTCAACaactaa